A window of Desulfuromonas soudanensis genomic DNA:
GACAAAGGCTTCTTTATTTTGCGGTTTAGAAGTCATCATCCACCGCCTTTGTCCTGTTTTTGATCCGTTTGGGGAGGAGAGCGATTTTGCTTTGCGTCAGTTCGATACTGGTTGCAAGTGCCCGGTTTTCCTGCACAAACAGAGGAACGCCCACCAGGGTGGCGACTTCGAACACCAGCCCGATGGACGGAGACATTTCACCGGCCTCGATCTTCTGGAGTGTCGCTCTGGAAATGCCGGCCCTGGATGCAAGGTTTTGCTCAGACCAGTGGCGCTCTTTGCGTCCGAGCTTGATCTGTTGGCCGAGCAAAAAAGCGGCTTCCTTGGCGTATTTTGAATAAGCTCTTTGTTTTATCATATCCAATCCAAATATGAAGCGACCGAAATAATAGCCATCAGGATAGCTAAGGGCCACTATATTGGTCATTTTTCTGATTTCCAAGAAATAATTGATAATTGGCTAAAATAATATCCTTAAGCCCATCTAATGACCATCATATTGATCATTGTGTGCATTTTTCATTCCGGAGACGAGAAAGGGGCGGGGACCTTTATTGAAAAGTCGCCTCCCCCTTTTCCTCTTCACTTCGGAGTCGTTCGCCGTACCAATAGGCGGCCTTGACGCCGCCGTTAACACCCGGACAGCGCTTCCGGTTTTTCCGGGTACCGCGCCCCGGCAATCTGGATCTGCGCGGTCGATACGTCGATCTCGCGCAGATCGCCGGGTGTGAGTTCGATGTTCAAGGCGCCGATGTTCTCGTCCAACCGTTCCAGCTTGGTGGTCCCCGGAATCGCCACGATCCACCGCTTTCGGGCCAGCAGCCCGGAGAGGGCGATCTGGGACGGGGTTCCCTTCTGCTGCGCGGCGATCGTGCCGAGCAGATCGACCAGAGCTTGATGAGCCTTCAATGCCTCGGGGGTAAAGGGCGGCAGGGTAGTGGGGAAATCGCTGCTGTCGAAGGTCATCCTTTCATCCAACTTGCCGGTGTGGAAGCCTTTCCCCGGCGGGCTGTAGGGGACAAGACCAATTCCAAGTTCTTCCGGAGTCGACAGCAAGCCTTCTTCCGGTCGTCCGAATCAGAGCGAGTACTCGTTTTGGACAGCGCCCAACGGAGCGCGACGCAAACGCATATATAGGTTATGATATATTGCAGGGGCGGGATGTTCGATTCAGCCCCTCCGGCTGCGCCGGTTCCCCCGCCCATGACCGGAAAAGGAGATCCGTTGAAATTTATCCTTGCTCTCATCACTGTAGCGGCGCTGACTCTGCCGGCCTTTGGTGCAGTCACCCCCGAGCCCTATGTCGCCACCTACGCCGTAAGTTATCGCGGTTTTTCCGTCGGGGAACTCCGGTTCGAGTTGCGCAGGGAGGAGCCGGAGCGGTTTGTCCTGGAAGTACGTGCATCACCCCATCTTCTCGCCCGAATTTTTGTCGGTCGCAAAGCCCTTGAACGAAGCGTCATGCAGATCGACGAAGAGGGGGTTCGTCCTCTCTCCTGGTTTGTGGAAGACGGTAAGTCCGGGGACCGAAAGGACGGTGCCCTCGATTACGACTGGGACGGGGGTCGGGTGAGCGGCAACGTGGATGGAAAGCAGGTCGTGCTCCCCACCGAAGCGGGGCTGCAGGACCGCACCTCCCTACAGGTAGCCGTCATGACGAAACTATTGCGAGGAGAGGAGCCCGGCGCCATCTCCGTGCTCGACAGCGACAGGGTCAGGCACTACAGCTATGACCGCCTGGGGGTCGAACGGATAAGGACGGAAGCCGGTGAATTCGAAACGGTTCTCTTCGTCAGCACCCGCATCGGCTCGAGCCGTCTTTCGCGGGTCTGGCATGCGCCGTCTCTTGGCTACCTTCCGGTTCGCGCCGAGCAGTTGCGCAAGGGGAAGGTTGAGACGGTGATGGAACTTCTCCGCCTGGAGCGCAAGGTGGATTGACGCGCCGCCAGGGAAACCGCCGGGTTACTTGGTGGTGCCCTCCTCCTCGAGGAGGCTCTCCCCCTCGTCCGGGCTCCGCCCCTTGCGGGCCTGCTCCCGCAACTGTCCATCCTCGCTGGTAAGATCCCCCTCGGCTTCCGTTGTGACCGCTTCCGGAAACGAGGGAGAGGGTTCGAGGGGGACCTCCTGCGAGCCCTGCGGAGGAAGCGATTCCAGCATCCGCACCGGGACACCCTCGGGGAAGAGGATCTCCCTCGCCTCGTCGGGCATGGAAATCCCCTCCTTCTCGAAGGCTCGTTTCACCAGGCGGATCAGCGACGACCTGACCTTGAGGCCGTTGTAGGCCGAGCCGTCGTACCAGAAGTAGATCTTCAGGTTCACCGTCGCCGAGCCGAGGGCATCGACAAGGACCAGGGCTTCCGGATCATTGAGGACCGCGGGGTGCTCCTGAAGGATTCCCAGGGCGATCTTCTGAGCGAAGGCCACCTCGTTCTCGAAGCCGATCCCCACCTCGAAGATCTCCCTCCGGTTGGGGTTGGCCGTGTAGTTTCGTATGATGCTCTTGTAGACGGTGGCGTTGGGGATCTGCACATGGTTGCCGTCGAGGTTCATCAGGGTCGTTCCGCGGGTCGTGACCCTCTGGACAATGCCGCTGTGGCCGGAGATCTCCACCAGGTCGCCAGCCCGGAAGGGATTGCGGACGCTGAGAAGGATGCTGGCCAGATAGTTCTCGAGAATGTCGCGGAAGGCAATTCCGGCAACCAGACCGGCGACTCCGGTGCCGCCGAGAACCGTAGCGGCAAGGAAGGAGAGGCCGGCGACCCGCAGGACGAGGTAGAAGCCGACCAGGAAGACGAGGATGCTCAGAACCCGCGCCGCGACATCGCGCAGCAGGGGACTGAGCCTGTAATCGAAAACCCTCTGGAATCCCAGGGCGGTCAGGCGGGTGGTGGCCCCGACAAGGAGGAGGACGATGAGGCCGAGGCCCAGCCGCGGCAGCCGCTGAACGGTCCGCTCCCAGAGTGCCTGCAGCTCCTCTAGGGCCGGGGAGAGGTCCCAGGGGGACTTCTCAGCGACCCGGATGCGATTGACCACCGCCACGACATCCCGGGTCTTACCGGCCAGATCCCCGGCCCAGGCCCGGTAATCCACAGAAGCGGTGCGTCCGTCGAGAAAAACCACTCCTTCCCCGACCTCCACGGAAATCTCCGAAAACCAGCCGGTCGTCCGGAGTATTCGCGTCAGCCGCCACTCGATCGCTTCGTCGCTCGAACCAGGCCGGACCTCGATCTGGGCGGCGACCCGTGCGTCCTCCCCGGCGCCGGTGTTCCCCCCGCTTTCCTGTCCCGATGCCGTCGCGGCAAGGAGGGACGAAGCCACCCCGAGGACGAGGATTCCGAGAAGCAGCAGCCGGGGGACGTTGCTGGGCATCCCCGTCAGTCGACCTTTGAAACCGCACCAAAAACGCATGTTAGACCCCTCGTCTCAATGGCCGCCTGTAAGACCGAAAGACTCCTCCACCGTCTGGTAAATGGCAAGGTAGCGCTCATGGACGTCGTGGCGGTCCGCCTCCTCGGGGAGCCCTTCGTGGCTTCCCCTCTCGATGAGGGCGGCTTGGCGCAGAAGGGCATCCCTTTGTTCGGGATAGCGGGTGAAGGGGAGGATGACCCGGATATTTTCCAGAAGGCGGATGGTCACGGCGGCATGGGGGCGGCCGTACTGGCGGATCTGATTGAAGGCCGCATCGACGATCTGCTCAAAAGTCGTCGGATAGACGATGACCCGGACCTTGTTTTCCTTATCCTTTTTCAGGAGAGACGGAAAGACCCGCTGCGCCAGGTCGCAGAGGGCGATACCGAGATGGTTGATGCAGGAGATGGCGGTAAAGGGATCGTTGATCCCTGGTGACAGGGCCCGGGAGGCCACCTCCACCAGCTCGTTGACGAGGAAGCCGATATCCTGCTCCGGACTGCGCTTGTGGCCGGTGATGAAATGACCGTTCACCGTCCTCGGCAGATCCTCGTCCCCGGTGGCCTCTCCGGGGTAGATCTCGACCAGGGGCGCTCCGGCGACGATGAAATGTCCGATCCTGTGGTTGATGCGGATGACCAGGTCTTTCTTCTCGGCCAGCTCCAGGAGTCCCGGGAGGTCGACGGCCTGGAGAAAACCGCTGGATCGGGCCGGCACCGCTTGGAGCCGGGCTTCGAAATCCTCCGGGAGGAGTTCTCCCAGGGCGTGCTCGGCCTCCCTCGGCCCCAGCGCCTCGCTGATCTTTTCGGGGAAGAGGCGGTCGATGCCCGAGGTCAGGTCCCGGCTGACCCCGGCGATGATGTTGGTCACCTGGATCGATTCGGCCACATGATGGATGAAATAGATGAGCACGCCGACGCAGAGGATGGCCAGCAGGACGGCGACGAGGATGGAGAGGTGGGGAACAAAGGGGGAGCTCGGATTTTCACTGACCGTGCGCAGCACCAGGAGGCAATAGATATAGGTGGAGGTGACCATTCCGAGGACGACCTGGTTGCCGCGGTCGCGCATGAAATTCTGCAGCAGGCGCGGTCCGAACTGCTGCGAGGTGAGGGAAAGGGTGACGATGGTGATGGAAAAGACGATGCCGGTGACGGTGATCATCGATCCGGCCACAGTCGAAAGGATGGCCCTGGCCCCGGCGGACCCGGTGAGAACGATCCAGGAGAGCTCGATCAGCCTGTTGTCTTCGTTGAGCAGATCGAGATAGACCAGAAAACTGGCCAGGATCCCGGCCAGGATGGCCATCACCGAGGGGATAAACCAGTAGCTGGAGCGCAGCTTTTCGTAAAAATTGACCAATTTAGTTTTCACTTGTAAAGCTCACCATCGTCTTTTACTCCAGGGATTTTCGGGGAGCTATCCGCGAACGCTGCGCGGCCCGAGAAAAATCCAGAGGATGAGGCCCAAAACCGGCAGGAGGAAGATCAGCAGTATCCAAAGGGCCTTCGTCCCGCCGGTGACCGGACTCTGGATCGTTTTCACCATGGCCCAGATATCGGCAACAAGGATGGCAACAGCCAGCAGAAATTCCATATTTTTTCTTTCCCTTCGGCTTCCGAAAATTCCGGCGACCGGGACGGCTGACGACCGCCCGGTCACCGCCGGGGGTCACTTGAATTTGGCGACCGCCTTGTCGAGAGCCGACTTGAGTTCGTCGCCGGCTTTATCCAGGCCTGATTTGAGATCCTTCCAGGCGCCGCTTCCGGCCTTTTTCATCTCTTCCAGTTTACTGCGCGCCGCCTTTTCCTTCTCTTTGAGCCGCTTGATCTGGTCCTGATATTCGATTTTGGCGTCGGCCTTGGCCCCATCTGCCCTGGCCTCCAGTTGGGCTATCTTTGCCTTCCATTCCTTGAGTTTGGCTTCGTATTTTTCCTGATAAGCAGTTTTTTCTTCCATGAGAATCTCCTTTGGCGAGGGTTTGCCGGATCCAGACTGCGCATTCGCCTACAAGCTTATCCAAAGAAGGGGAATTCTCAACATCGAGGGACGACAGGGGGACTTATCCTTCCAGGTGGCCGCGACGGACGGGGACGGTTGCAGGAGCCGGTATCCTGATGAGGTGACATCGATCTCTGACCGCCGTCCTGTTGCCTTCGTCCCGGGTTTCCCCGGACCAGCGAAGTTCCCTCCTGTACGGGAAACGGCCAAACAATCCTTCGAGGAAACTAAGAAATGAACGAACTGCCATAACGGGAGGACCAAGAACCCGGCATCGAAGATTACGGATTCATTTCCGACTGCCATTCGCCGGCCCTCGTCTCCCGTTGGGGGAGTTTGAGCCTCCCGTCTCTTTTTCCCCGGAATTTTCATGCTGTGGAGCTAAACGGATATCGGCCGAAGCGGTCGCACTTCAGAGCTATTTTGGATCTGGACTGAAGAGAGGTTCCGATCCTTTCTATCCATGGATTTGTCTGATACAATCCGGACGTTTTTTCAGCCATTGTCGCGGCGAGTTTTTCGGGGTGATTGATCCTGACGTCTCAAAACGAAACCTTGCACAGCCCAATCCGGGTTGTTACGAATTCATTCATCATTGAAAACATTTGGAGGCAAAAAAATGGAAATCGATCTCGATCTACTCGCCTATCTGGTCGGCAAGGGCATGCGTCACATTGAGGCGAGTGTGGCCGGATCCTCCTACCTCCCCCGAACGGTCAAGGGAGTCGGAATCTTTCTCCTCGACAGGGATGGCAATCTCGGCGTGCTGACCGCCAAGCAGCAGGTTACCTATGAGAAATTTCTCAAGCCGCTTCTGTTCGACGTCCCCTGTTGTGGAGAGACGGGCCCGAAGAGCTGCCGCGGGAACGGTCTGGTCGAGCCGGACCTCCTTCTGCAAGGATTTCGCGAGGATGACCTGAGGTGTCGGGCCTGCCGGGCGGCGACGGTCGGGGAGAGCACGAAGCAGGAAGGGTGAGGGTGAGGGGACGACAGCCACGTTTGCATCCATCCAGGGTCTTTGGCGGACAGGGGAGGGGACGAAAAGGACTTTGCCC
This region includes:
- a CDS encoding helix-turn-helix transcriptional regulator; the encoded protein is MTNIVALSYPDGYYFGRFIFGLDMIKQRAYSKYAKEAAFLLGQQIKLGRKERHWSEQNLASRAGISRATLQKIEAGEMSPSIGLVFEVATLVGVPLFVQENRALATSIELTQSKIALLPKRIKNRTKAVDDDF
- a CDS encoding DUF3108 domain-containing protein, translated to MKFILALITVAALTLPAFGAVTPEPYVATYAVSYRGFSVGELRFELRREEPERFVLEVRASPHLLARIFVGRKALERSVMQIDEEGVRPLSWFVEDGKSGDRKDGALDYDWDGGRVSGNVDGKQVVLPTEAGLQDRTSLQVAVMTKLLRGEEPGAISVLDSDRVRHYSYDRLGVERIRTEAGEFETVLFVSTRIGSSRLSRVWHAPSLGYLPVRAEQLRKGKVETVMELLRLERKVD
- a CDS encoding mechanosensitive ion channel family protein; its protein translation is MRFWCGFKGRLTGMPSNVPRLLLLGILVLGVASSLLAATASGQESGGNTGAGEDARVAAQIEVRPGSSDEAIEWRLTRILRTTGWFSEISVEVGEGVVFLDGRTASVDYRAWAGDLAGKTRDVVAVVNRIRVAEKSPWDLSPALEELQALWERTVQRLPRLGLGLIVLLLVGATTRLTALGFQRVFDYRLSPLLRDVAARVLSILVFLVGFYLVLRVAGLSFLAATVLGGTGVAGLVAGIAFRDILENYLASILLSVRNPFRAGDLVEISGHSGIVQRVTTRGTTLMNLDGNHVQIPNATVYKSIIRNYTANPNRREIFEVGIGFENEVAFAQKIALGILQEHPAVLNDPEALVLVDALGSATVNLKIYFWYDGSAYNGLKVRSSLIRLVKRAFEKEGISMPDEAREILFPEGVPVRMLESLPPQGSQEVPLEPSPSFPEAVTTEAEGDLTSEDGQLREQARKGRSPDEGESLLEEEGTTK
- a CDS encoding DUF2254 domain-containing protein, which translates into the protein MKTKLVNFYEKLRSSYWFIPSVMAILAGILASFLVYLDLLNEDNRLIELSWIVLTGSAGARAILSTVAGSMITVTGIVFSITIVTLSLTSQQFGPRLLQNFMRDRGNQVVLGMVTSTYIYCLLVLRTVSENPSSPFVPHLSILVAVLLAILCVGVLIYFIHHVAESIQVTNIIAGVSRDLTSGIDRLFPEKISEALGPREAEHALGELLPEDFEARLQAVPARSSGFLQAVDLPGLLELAEKKDLVIRINHRIGHFIVAGAPLVEIYPGEATGDEDLPRTVNGHFITGHKRSPEQDIGFLVNELVEVASRALSPGINDPFTAISCINHLGIALCDLAQRVFPSLLKKDKENKVRVIVYPTTFEQIVDAAFNQIRQYGRPHAAVTIRLLENIRVILPFTRYPEQRDALLRQAALIERGSHEGLPEEADRHDVHERYLAIYQTVEESFGLTGGH
- a CDS encoding PLDc N-terminal domain-containing protein translates to MEFLLAVAILVADIWAMVKTIQSPVTGGTKALWILLIFLLPVLGLILWIFLGPRSVRG